In Xenopus tropicalis strain Nigerian chromosome 5, UCB_Xtro_10.0, whole genome shotgun sequence, one genomic interval encodes:
- the xbg100494087 gene encoding uncharacterized protein xbg100494087 isoform X4, which translates to MEENFLFLGTVGLSDGTPNIIVKIEPDGESYGWSPKLNGVQETAAEPGIQQHYRANMATPMDESQQHHRANMAAPMDESQQQAERERQRKARFSEEENDVLINSVMPHYDKLFGKLATRTSTAVKNALWREIASAVNAISAYPRSLQNCKKRYADVKRKVKEKLCKVAKQRRATGGTVPLNISFWPYERIMEKIISADAIAAVPGATDSGRMADPTAAGPSDFDAECEYFPDIQDESGSARSEMEDSQMPLHHFPADKEDPRIVHMDGGIPDPQEETRIVQEEPSRERGQNPCRSLPNPKSREPWSPRYHSMRDHTTLIYAEQSHFRRTMAKKLDILNSNVKALNKNVKAFQHSFNQSIMALSQSVQQQNSIFEKLSSNLLLMAQQQQQHNQLCMSAIKQIFQIFPSSAESLSVPNAVPSDAPSEIQTLKVPQAPCAHRHEATEPRRPSSPSGEAAKRRRH; encoded by the exons ATGGAGGAGAACTTCCTGTTCCTGGGCACCGTGG GTCTCTCAGATGGCACCCCAAACATTATTGTAAAGATTGAACCAGATGGGGAGTCATATGGGTGGTCCCCAAAACTGAATGGAGTGCAAGAGACAGCGGCAGAGCCAG GTATCCAGCAGCATTACAGGGCCAATATGGCGACCCCCATGGATGAGTCCCAGCAGCATCACAGGGCCAATATGGCGGCCCCCATGGATGAGTCCCAGCAGCAAGCGGAGCGGGAGCGGCAGCGCAAGGCTCGCTTCTCGGAAGAGGAAAACGATGTTCTGATTAACAGTGTTATGCCCCATTATGATAAGCTCTTCGGCAAACTGGCAACCCGCACGTCCACCGCGGTGAAGAATGCGCTGTGGCGGGAAATTGCCTCTGCCGTGAATGCCATCTCTGCCTATCCCAGGTCCTTGCAGAACTGTAAGAAACGCTATGCCGACGTGAAGAGGAAAGTCAAGGAGAAGCTGTGCAAGGTGGCCAAACAGCGGCGGGCTACTGGCGGCACGGTGCCCCTCAACATCTCCTTCTGGCCCTACGAGCGCATTATGGAGAAAATCATTTCTGCTGACGCGATAGCCGCAGTCCCCGGCGCCACAGATTCCGGCAGAATGGCCGATCCCACCGCAGCAG GTCCATCAGACTTTGACGCTGAGTGTGAGTATTTCCCTGATATCCAAGATGAAAGTGGATCTGCAAGGTCTGAGATGGAGGACTCCCAGATGCCCCTTCATCATTTCCCTGCAGATAAAGAGGACCCCCGTATAGTACACATGGACGGAGGCATCCCTGATCCTCAAGAAGAAACACGCATTGTTCAAGAGGAACCTTCGAGAGAGCGAGGGCAGAATCCATGTAGGAGTCTTCCAAACCCAAAGTCCAGAGAGCCGTGGAGCCCCAGGTATCATTCCATGAGAGACCACACCACTCTAATCTATGCCGAGCAGAGTCATTTCCGACGGACCATGGCAAAGAAGTTAGATATTCTAAATAGCAACGTTAAGGCACTAAACAAGAACGTAAAGGCCTTTCAGCATTCCTTCAACCAAAGCATCATGGCCCTGTCCCAGTCCGTCCAACAGCAAAACTCGATCTTCGAGAAGCTCTCCTCCAACCTTCTACTGATGGcccaacaacagcagcaacacaATCAACTCTGCATGAGTGCCATCAAGCAAATATTCCAGATCTTTCCATCCTCTGCAGAGTCACTATCAGTGCCCAACGCCGTGCCCAGCGATGCCCCCAGTGAGATACAGACACTAAAAGTCCCACAAGCACCATGTGCCCATAGACACGAGGCCACAGAACCTAGGAGGCCCTCAAGTCCATCAGGAGAAGCAGCCAAGAGGAGGCGCCATTAG
- the xbg100494087 gene encoding uncharacterized protein xbg100494087 isoform X2 produces MEENFLFLGTVGTYPSAPGNMMKREPREEMGGCSQGIKREVPDISPGLSDGTPNIIVKIEPDGESYGWSPKLNGVQETAAEPGIQQHYRANMATPMDESQQHHRANMAAPMDESQQQAERERQRKARFSEEENDVLINSVMPHYDKLFGKLATRTSTAVKNALWREIASAVNAISAYPRSLQNCKKRYADVKRKVKEKLCKVAKQRRATGGTVPLNISFWPYERIMEKIISADAIAAVPGATDSGRMADPTAAGPSDFDAECEYFPDIQDESGSARSEMEDSQMPLHHFPADKEDPRIVHMDGGIPDPQEETRIVQEEPSRERGQNPCRSLPNPKSREPWSPRYHSMRDHTTLIYAEQSHFRRTMAKKLDILNSNVKALNKNVKAFQHSFNQSIMALSQSVQQQNSIFEKLSSNLLLMAQQQQQHNQLCMSAIKQIFQIFPSSAESLSVPNAVPSDAPSEIQTLKVPQAPCAHRHEATEPRRPSSPSGEAAKRRRH; encoded by the exons ATGGAGGAGAACTTCCTGTTCCTGGGCACCGTGG GCACCTACCCCTCTGCCCCGGGGAACATGATGAAGAGAGAACCAAGGGAAGAGATGGGAGGCTGCAGCCAGGGGATAAAGCGGGAGGTTCCAGACATCTCCCCCG GTCTCTCAGATGGCACCCCAAACATTATTGTAAAGATTGAACCAGATGGGGAGTCATATGGGTGGTCCCCAAAACTGAATGGAGTGCAAGAGACAGCGGCAGAGCCAG GTATCCAGCAGCATTACAGGGCCAATATGGCGACCCCCATGGATGAGTCCCAGCAGCATCACAGGGCCAATATGGCGGCCCCCATGGATGAGTCCCAGCAGCAAGCGGAGCGGGAGCGGCAGCGCAAGGCTCGCTTCTCGGAAGAGGAAAACGATGTTCTGATTAACAGTGTTATGCCCCATTATGATAAGCTCTTCGGCAAACTGGCAACCCGCACGTCCACCGCGGTGAAGAATGCGCTGTGGCGGGAAATTGCCTCTGCCGTGAATGCCATCTCTGCCTATCCCAGGTCCTTGCAGAACTGTAAGAAACGCTATGCCGACGTGAAGAGGAAAGTCAAGGAGAAGCTGTGCAAGGTGGCCAAACAGCGGCGGGCTACTGGCGGCACGGTGCCCCTCAACATCTCCTTCTGGCCCTACGAGCGCATTATGGAGAAAATCATTTCTGCTGACGCGATAGCCGCAGTCCCCGGCGCCACAGATTCCGGCAGAATGGCCGATCCCACCGCAGCAG GTCCATCAGACTTTGACGCTGAGTGTGAGTATTTCCCTGATATCCAAGATGAAAGTGGATCTGCAAGGTCTGAGATGGAGGACTCCCAGATGCCCCTTCATCATTTCCCTGCAGATAAAGAGGACCCCCGTATAGTACACATGGACGGAGGCATCCCTGATCCTCAAGAAGAAACACGCATTGTTCAAGAGGAACCTTCGAGAGAGCGAGGGCAGAATCCATGTAGGAGTCTTCCAAACCCAAAGTCCAGAGAGCCGTGGAGCCCCAGGTATCATTCCATGAGAGACCACACCACTCTAATCTATGCCGAGCAGAGTCATTTCCGACGGACCATGGCAAAGAAGTTAGATATTCTAAATAGCAACGTTAAGGCACTAAACAAGAACGTAAAGGCCTTTCAGCATTCCTTCAACCAAAGCATCATGGCCCTGTCCCAGTCCGTCCAACAGCAAAACTCGATCTTCGAGAAGCTCTCCTCCAACCTTCTACTGATGGcccaacaacagcagcaacacaATCAACTCTGCATGAGTGCCATCAAGCAAATATTCCAGATCTTTCCATCCTCTGCAGAGTCACTATCAGTGCCCAACGCCGTGCCCAGCGATGCCCCCAGTGAGATACAGACACTAAAAGTCCCACAAGCACCATGTGCCCATAGACACGAGGCCACAGAACCTAGGAGGCCCTCAAGTCCATCAGGAGAAGCAGCCAAGAGGAGGCGCCATTAG
- the xbg100494087 gene encoding uncharacterized protein xbg100494087 isoform X3: MPGYVVSGYGLFWWRMEENFLFLGTVGLSDGTPNIIVKIEPDGESYGWSPKLNGVQETAAEPGIQQHYRANMATPMDESQQHHRANMAAPMDESQQQAERERQRKARFSEEENDVLINSVMPHYDKLFGKLATRTSTAVKNALWREIASAVNAISAYPRSLQNCKKRYADVKRKVKEKLCKVAKQRRATGGTVPLNISFWPYERIMEKIISADAIAAVPGATDSGRMADPTAAGPSDFDAECEYFPDIQDESGSARSEMEDSQMPLHHFPADKEDPRIVHMDGGIPDPQEETRIVQEEPSRERGQNPCRSLPNPKSREPWSPRYHSMRDHTTLIYAEQSHFRRTMAKKLDILNSNVKALNKNVKAFQHSFNQSIMALSQSVQQQNSIFEKLSSNLLLMAQQQQQHNQLCMSAIKQIFQIFPSSAESLSVPNAVPSDAPSEIQTLKVPQAPCAHRHEATEPRRPSSPSGEAAKRRRH; this comes from the exons GTTCTGGTGGAGAATGGAGGAGAACTTCCTGTTCCTGGGCACCGTGG GTCTCTCAGATGGCACCCCAAACATTATTGTAAAGATTGAACCAGATGGGGAGTCATATGGGTGGTCCCCAAAACTGAATGGAGTGCAAGAGACAGCGGCAGAGCCAG GTATCCAGCAGCATTACAGGGCCAATATGGCGACCCCCATGGATGAGTCCCAGCAGCATCACAGGGCCAATATGGCGGCCCCCATGGATGAGTCCCAGCAGCAAGCGGAGCGGGAGCGGCAGCGCAAGGCTCGCTTCTCGGAAGAGGAAAACGATGTTCTGATTAACAGTGTTATGCCCCATTATGATAAGCTCTTCGGCAAACTGGCAACCCGCACGTCCACCGCGGTGAAGAATGCGCTGTGGCGGGAAATTGCCTCTGCCGTGAATGCCATCTCTGCCTATCCCAGGTCCTTGCAGAACTGTAAGAAACGCTATGCCGACGTGAAGAGGAAAGTCAAGGAGAAGCTGTGCAAGGTGGCCAAACAGCGGCGGGCTACTGGCGGCACGGTGCCCCTCAACATCTCCTTCTGGCCCTACGAGCGCATTATGGAGAAAATCATTTCTGCTGACGCGATAGCCGCAGTCCCCGGCGCCACAGATTCCGGCAGAATGGCCGATCCCACCGCAGCAG GTCCATCAGACTTTGACGCTGAGTGTGAGTATTTCCCTGATATCCAAGATGAAAGTGGATCTGCAAGGTCTGAGATGGAGGACTCCCAGATGCCCCTTCATCATTTCCCTGCAGATAAAGAGGACCCCCGTATAGTACACATGGACGGAGGCATCCCTGATCCTCAAGAAGAAACACGCATTGTTCAAGAGGAACCTTCGAGAGAGCGAGGGCAGAATCCATGTAGGAGTCTTCCAAACCCAAAGTCCAGAGAGCCGTGGAGCCCCAGGTATCATTCCATGAGAGACCACACCACTCTAATCTATGCCGAGCAGAGTCATTTCCGACGGACCATGGCAAAGAAGTTAGATATTCTAAATAGCAACGTTAAGGCACTAAACAAGAACGTAAAGGCCTTTCAGCATTCCTTCAACCAAAGCATCATGGCCCTGTCCCAGTCCGTCCAACAGCAAAACTCGATCTTCGAGAAGCTCTCCTCCAACCTTCTACTGATGGcccaacaacagcagcaacacaATCAACTCTGCATGAGTGCCATCAAGCAAATATTCCAGATCTTTCCATCCTCTGCAGAGTCACTATCAGTGCCCAACGCCGTGCCCAGCGATGCCCCCAGTGAGATACAGACACTAAAAGTCCCACAAGCACCATGTGCCCATAGACACGAGGCCACAGAACCTAGGAGGCCCTCAAGTCCATCAGGAGAAGCAGCCAAGAGGAGGCGCCATTAG
- the xbg100494087 gene encoding uncharacterized protein xbg100494087 isoform X1, which produces MPGYVVSGYGLFWWRMEENFLFLGTVGTYPSAPGNMMKREPREEMGGCSQGIKREVPDISPGLSDGTPNIIVKIEPDGESYGWSPKLNGVQETAAEPGIQQHYRANMATPMDESQQHHRANMAAPMDESQQQAERERQRKARFSEEENDVLINSVMPHYDKLFGKLATRTSTAVKNALWREIASAVNAISAYPRSLQNCKKRYADVKRKVKEKLCKVAKQRRATGGTVPLNISFWPYERIMEKIISADAIAAVPGATDSGRMADPTAAGPSDFDAECEYFPDIQDESGSARSEMEDSQMPLHHFPADKEDPRIVHMDGGIPDPQEETRIVQEEPSRERGQNPCRSLPNPKSREPWSPRYHSMRDHTTLIYAEQSHFRRTMAKKLDILNSNVKALNKNVKAFQHSFNQSIMALSQSVQQQNSIFEKLSSNLLLMAQQQQQHNQLCMSAIKQIFQIFPSSAESLSVPNAVPSDAPSEIQTLKVPQAPCAHRHEATEPRRPSSPSGEAAKRRRH; this is translated from the exons GTTCTGGTGGAGAATGGAGGAGAACTTCCTGTTCCTGGGCACCGTGG GCACCTACCCCTCTGCCCCGGGGAACATGATGAAGAGAGAACCAAGGGAAGAGATGGGAGGCTGCAGCCAGGGGATAAAGCGGGAGGTTCCAGACATCTCCCCCG GTCTCTCAGATGGCACCCCAAACATTATTGTAAAGATTGAACCAGATGGGGAGTCATATGGGTGGTCCCCAAAACTGAATGGAGTGCAAGAGACAGCGGCAGAGCCAG GTATCCAGCAGCATTACAGGGCCAATATGGCGACCCCCATGGATGAGTCCCAGCAGCATCACAGGGCCAATATGGCGGCCCCCATGGATGAGTCCCAGCAGCAAGCGGAGCGGGAGCGGCAGCGCAAGGCTCGCTTCTCGGAAGAGGAAAACGATGTTCTGATTAACAGTGTTATGCCCCATTATGATAAGCTCTTCGGCAAACTGGCAACCCGCACGTCCACCGCGGTGAAGAATGCGCTGTGGCGGGAAATTGCCTCTGCCGTGAATGCCATCTCTGCCTATCCCAGGTCCTTGCAGAACTGTAAGAAACGCTATGCCGACGTGAAGAGGAAAGTCAAGGAGAAGCTGTGCAAGGTGGCCAAACAGCGGCGGGCTACTGGCGGCACGGTGCCCCTCAACATCTCCTTCTGGCCCTACGAGCGCATTATGGAGAAAATCATTTCTGCTGACGCGATAGCCGCAGTCCCCGGCGCCACAGATTCCGGCAGAATGGCCGATCCCACCGCAGCAG GTCCATCAGACTTTGACGCTGAGTGTGAGTATTTCCCTGATATCCAAGATGAAAGTGGATCTGCAAGGTCTGAGATGGAGGACTCCCAGATGCCCCTTCATCATTTCCCTGCAGATAAAGAGGACCCCCGTATAGTACACATGGACGGAGGCATCCCTGATCCTCAAGAAGAAACACGCATTGTTCAAGAGGAACCTTCGAGAGAGCGAGGGCAGAATCCATGTAGGAGTCTTCCAAACCCAAAGTCCAGAGAGCCGTGGAGCCCCAGGTATCATTCCATGAGAGACCACACCACTCTAATCTATGCCGAGCAGAGTCATTTCCGACGGACCATGGCAAAGAAGTTAGATATTCTAAATAGCAACGTTAAGGCACTAAACAAGAACGTAAAGGCCTTTCAGCATTCCTTCAACCAAAGCATCATGGCCCTGTCCCAGTCCGTCCAACAGCAAAACTCGATCTTCGAGAAGCTCTCCTCCAACCTTCTACTGATGGcccaacaacagcagcaacacaATCAACTCTGCATGAGTGCCATCAAGCAAATATTCCAGATCTTTCCATCCTCTGCAGAGTCACTATCAGTGCCCAACGCCGTGCCCAGCGATGCCCCCAGTGAGATACAGACACTAAAAGTCCCACAAGCACCATGTGCCCATAGACACGAGGCCACAGAACCTAGGAGGCCCTCAAGTCCATCAGGAGAAGCAGCCAAGAGGAGGCGCCATTAG